TGCACCATGATACTTGACCATTACAGGTCCATTGATATCCCTTGGATCCTCGATCTTTCGAGGCATATGAATGCCTGCACCTTCAAGCCATTCTCTTTCCTTATCCCTGTCAGATTCCCAGTTGAGAACATTCCGGTTACCGAATGTAGGCACTGCAAGATCGGTAAACTTATCACTTCCCATATACTCAACAAATGAACCATGAGGCACAATAATTGCATTCTTTTCTCTGAGTTTATCTGCAATGTCCGGTATCTGCTGGTAGCTATCAACTATAATATATTCATCAGGTTTTGCCTTGGGGAAAGCATCATAGAACCTAGGAGGCTCTCCTACACAAATCCCGATAGTTCTGAATCCCTCCTTTCTGGCACCATCGAATATCTGAAGACTGGAATGTGAACAGACAGTCGCAATGGAAATTTTTTTCTGATCATAACTTTGCAGTATATCCAGGATTTGCTTTTTTTCTATCATAATTAAGCCCCAAAAATTTACATTACATTGTATTATCTCATATTTAAGTTTAGGGGATGAATTCACATAATTTTTGTTTCTGGAGCATATAAAGCAGCAAAGGTTCAGATCAAATTGAACTATACAGAAATGTTATCAACTACAGATTCATATTATCTGTTGTTATGGATAATAATGATGAGCGTGCACCCCAGAATCTAGATAAAGTGATTGTTCTGCCTCTTGGGGATAGTTCCAGAAGGATAGCTCAGGCCCTATCCAATGATAAAGCACTAAAAATACTGGAACTGCTTGCAGAAAAACCAATGTCTGCAACTTCAATTGCCAGTAATCTGGATCTGCCCCTGACAACGGTCAAATACAATCTTGATACCCTTATAGAAACTGATCTAATAAGGGTAAAGGAAACTAAATGGAGTCAGAAGGGCAGACAGATAAAAATATACGAACCTGTTCAGAAGCTGATAGTGGTTGCACCAGGCTCCAGAGATGTTGAATCCTCATCGATTAGAGGTATTTTACAGAAATACCTGGGACTGGCGATGGGTGCAGGAATTGTTGCAGGTGGTATTGAGTATATCTCAAGGACTCTTACTGGAAATGATACACTCCGGTCTGCTGAATATGGAA
Above is a genomic segment from Methanosalsum zhilinae DSM 4017 containing:
- a CDS encoding ArsR/SmtB family transcription factor is translated as MDNNDERAPQNLDKVIVLPLGDSSRRIAQALSNDKALKILELLAEKPMSATSIASNLDLPLTTVKYNLDTLIETDLIRVKETKWSQKGRQIKIYEPVQKLIVVAPGSRDVESSSIRGILQKYLGLAMGAGIVAGGIEYISRTLTGNDTLRSAEYGIMDTAMEETNDMIFEPVGGFLPFDIGYSPGIWFFLGCVFVIFAMLMWEMYYRKK